The sequence TAACTATGATGCGACTCGTTTATAGTTATCGAAAACCAGAACACAGTTTCGGGTGATGATACTGATCATAAAGGCTATTCTTCGTTTGTAATAAACATTTTTGGTTTAGGAGCCTCAATACCATCTTTGGCAAATTGCCGGGCAATGCTTTCCAGCATGTAATAATAGGTATCCCAGTAAGTTTCGCTCTTTGTCCATACCCGCACATCATAGTCACGCGAGTTGGCATTAAGCTTGGCAATCAAGATATCATGCGTCCGATCTTTAAGAGCATAGGGACAGCTATCGACAGCCTTCTGAATTGATGCTTTCGTCGCATCCAAATCATTCTGACTCCCAACGCTATACACCTGATCGACCCGAATCGTACCCCTCGTGCTGATATTGGTAATGGATGCTGTCGATAACGGACCATTTGGCAGAATGATGGTTTTGTTATCCAGCGTAATCAGAATGGTATCGAAAATTCGGATAGCCTCCACATTCCCCGTAAATCCCTGCGCCGAAATAAGATCCCCTACCCGAAAAGGTTTGAATGTCAGAATCAGAACGCCCCCGGCAAAGTTGGCCAAACTACCCTGCAAAGCCAGCCCAACGGCTAAACCGGCCGCGCCAATAATGGCAACAAACGATGTGGTTTCGACACCCAGTGTACTGGCAATACTCAGTAACAGCAGCACGCGCAGGATGGCATTGACCAATGATAGCAGGAACGGTTGTACATCACGGTCAACATGTCGTTTCGTCATCACGGAGGATAACAGCTTGGTTATCCAGCCAATTACCCAAAGGCCAATAATGAGTGTCAGAATAGCCAGCAGGATGCGGCCGCCGTAGAGCGTAGCAAAGGTTAGCACCTGGTCGTAGATGCGTTGGGCATTGGTCTGCGCTTGTTCCATGAGTAATGAATGGGGATTAGTTTGAAACTCTGACGTGAATAAACGTAAAAGTAACTGGCCAAAAGGTTAGTTGTATATTACGTTTTCTCACTCCCCGCTTACTAGAGCCAGTTTTTTCGCCGAAATATCCAAACCGTCAGGGCCGACGCGGAAACCATCATAGCCAGCGCAAAAATGTATCCGTATTTCCAGTGGATTTCGGGCATTTCATCGAAGTTCATACCCCATATACTTGCCAGCAAGGTTGGTGGAAGAAATACCAGCGAAACAACCGTAAAGATTTTAACGACCCGGTTTTGCTCCAGGTCAATTAAACCAAGATAGGTGTTTTGCAGAAACTCAAGTCGCTCAAAAATAAAGTTCGTATGGTCGATCAGCGAATTGATGTCTTTAATGAGCGTTCGAAGCCGTTGCTGTTCAAGCTCATTGAACCAGCCGTCGGAACGGATCATGGACGAAATAACGCGCTGTTTATCAACCACATTTTCCCGAATAGACATCGTCAACTCCTGGTAATCGTTGATATTCAGCAGCATTTCCCGGTCAAGATTGGCATCCAGATCAAGCAGGCGATTAATAGCTTTAATCTCGCCCGATACCAATTCGACCAGATCGGCATCATAATCGATCCGGGATTCAAAAATTGAGATCAGGATCTGGGCCCCATCGCTGAATACCGCCCGGCGCGACTTGATTCGCTTAACTGTATCGGCGAATGATTTCAGGTCTGCGTTACGATAGGTAAACAGCGTGTCATCTTTCAACAGAAAACTCACCGGCACCGTCACGTATCGCTGCTCTTTATCAGGAATTAAAAAATTGGAGTTGGCGATCAGAAAATCATCTTCCTCAATATACCGGGAGCTGCTTTCGATCTCCAGCTGCTCCTGCTGACTCAGAAAATCCACATCGAATTTTTCCTCTACACTCTTGATTTCGGCAGGCGTCGGGTTTTGCAAATCGACCCAAAGTGTCCGTTCGGTATTCGAAAAAGATTCAATATCGCGGACTTTGCGAACGGACGTTTCGTCAAGCTGAAAGATACGGATCATGAAGTTGAGTGAAGCAGTTATCGGTTTATCGGCGCGCAAAGTTCATAAAAAAACGGAGCGGTAAAAAGCCGCTCCGTTTTTTAGCTAAGTAAGATCACCTACGATTGGCTACTTCTGCTCGTATTTATCCTTATAGGTCTTATACAGGCGTTTATGCCGATCGTCCAGATTCACCTTACGGCCCTGGATAAACACCTGTTCGACAACGTTTGTCCGCATGTCGAGCGCATCTCCGGCCGATACAAACAAGGTGGCCTGTTTGCCTTTTTCGAGCGTTCCGGCAACGGCATCGATCCCCAGAATTTTAGCATTGTTTGAGGTAATCAACTTTAAGGCCTCTTCCTTATCAGTGATGCCAAAGCCAGAAGCCGTTCCTGCTAAAAACGCCAGATTGCGCGTCCGCCACCAGCCATCAGCGTAGCTCAATCCAACCAGAACACCTCCTTTGTGCAGTATACCGGGCATACGATACGGTAAATCGACATCTTCGTCTTCGCGGTTTGGCAACCGATGCAGTTCGCTCAGAATGACCGGAATGTTGTTTTCTTTCAGAAACGTGACAACCCGGTGTGCCTCTTCGCCCCCAACGATCACGATTTTGGGAATACCAAGTGACTTGGCAAACATGACCGATTCGATAATGTCTTTGCCATAATCAGCCCGGATATATAGGTTCTGTTTACCCGAAAATAACCCACGCATCGATTCCAGCTTAAGGTTCATCGAAGCCGGACTTGGCAAAGCAGCATAGGCTTTCGCATCGGCAAACGTGGCCTGCAACGCACTCATAGCGGCAGTCCTTTTTTCGTTTTTCCGAATGGTCAGCGAGAAATCTTCCAGATTGAAATCGCGTGCGAAATAGCTTGGCCAGTTGAGCCAGATCCCATCGTCTTTTTTCAGAACCGCATCTTCCCAGTTCCAGCCATCCGTCATCATGATACTCGAACTCCCCGATACAGTACCGCCCTGGGGCATGGCCTGTGTCAGCAAAACGCCGTTATTGCGAATGGTCGGGATAATTTCCGAGTCTGTATTGTAGGCAATCAACGCCCGAACGTTCGGGTTCAGATCGCCGATCTCCTGCTTATCGACGGTTGCCTTTACCGCTCCGATTTCCTGCAAACCAACCGTTGAGGCTGGAGATATAAAACCGGGATAAACGTGTTTTCCCGCAGCGCTGATTACTTCCGCACCAGCCGTAGGCGTACTACCGTCGCCAATGGCTGTGATAATACCTTTGTCGAAAACAACCACGCCATTTTGAATCACCTGTCCATTCCCGACGTGAATGGTAGCCCCGGTCAGGGCGATAGCCCGCTCCTGTGGCTTAGCTGGAGCAGGGTTCTGGGCATAACTCGTGAGTACGCCCAGTGTTAGTATTAATGTTAGTATTTTCTTCATAGTGTTTTTAAGCACAGATCCCTTCACCAAATCAAGAAAGGTCTCCATGTTCTCAGTTAGGTCGTTGCTATTTCTGTGCTTCTTCTTCACCTTCGGCCATTACACCTTCAATGTCTTCACAATGCCACATCCGCGACCGCCGGAAGGTGGGCCGCTGCGTTGGTGTTCCGGTAGCTTTGGCTGCTAAAGTCTTCTGGATCAACCGGGCACGTTCGGCCTGCATCGCTTCCCGTTTGGCGTCTTCATCTTTGAGGCTGAAGTAAATAGCTCCTTCGATCATCGTAAATTCGGGCCGGGCATAAATAGACAGCGGATGTGCGTTCCAGAGTACCAGGTCAGCATCTTTACCGACTTTAATACTGCCCATCCGGTTATCCAGGTGAAGGAGTTTCGCCGGGTTTAGCGTCACCATTTTCCAGGCATCTTCTTCAGAAACACCACCGTATTCAACTGTTTTGGCCGCTTCCTGATTCAATCGACGGGCCATTTCGGCATCATCCGAGTTGATTGATACCGTAACTCCCTGACGGTGCATGAGGGCCGCATTGTACGGAATAGCATCGTGAACTTCCATTTTGTAGGCCCACCAGTCAGCAAATGAAGAACCGCCAACACCATGTTTCGCCATTTTGTCTGCCAGTTTATACCCTTCCAGAATGTGCGTAAACGTATTGACTTTGAAGCCCAGCGAGTCGGCCACTTTCAACAGCATATTAATTTCCGACTGCACGTAAGAGTGGCAGGTGATAAATCGCTTAGCCGACAGAATTTCAGCCAGTGCATCCAGTTCGATGTCACGGCGGGGAGGAATCGCGGCTGCTTTTTCTTTGGCTCCCAGTTTAGTATAGGCGGCCCATTCTTTGGCATATTCTTTCGCCCGCGTGAAGTGATCCATATAGACCTGCTCCACTCCCATCCGCGATTGCGGGAAACGGACGCCCGAACTTGGGTTATTGGATTGTTTAACGTTTTCACCCAGGGCAAACTTGATGAAGCCGTCGGCACCTTTTATCAGCATACTCTCCGGCGACTCACCCCACTTTAACTTGACAATGGCCGACTGACCACCGATGGAGTTCGCGGACCCGTGCAGTAATTGGGACGTCGTAACACCACCGGCCAGCTGCCGATAAATGTTTACATCGTCTGGGTTGATAACATCGGCCATGCGCACTTCGGCCGAACTCGATTGCCCGCCTTCATTGATTGTCAATAGGGCAATGTGTGAATGCTCGTCAATGATTCCGTTGGTGAGGTGCTTACCGGTTCCATCGAATACTTTGATATCGGCCGGAACGGGCAGGTTTTTACCAACCTTAGAAATTTTACCATCCGTTACAAAAACATCGGCATTGGTCAGCACACCATCTTTTTCGTTGGTCCAGACCGTTGCATTACGAATCATGACCGTCTCCGATTTGGGTTTCTGCAAATTGCCCATACCCACAAACGGATAAATCACCGCTGTCGACGAAGTGGCCGATGTGGATCGTGCGGCCGTTACTGCACTTGCCGATTGTGGCGTATCGGTCCCTTTCGTTGCCGACCAGGTTATCCGTTTACCATCGGGAGTTTCTCCATCACCTTTGAGCGTGGTCGGCGACGTGCGATAACCTGTCAGCCGG comes from Spirosoma aureum and encodes:
- a CDS encoding mechanosensitive ion channel family protein, which codes for MEQAQTNAQRIYDQVLTFATLYGGRILLAILTLIIGLWVIGWITKLLSSVMTKRHVDRDVQPFLLSLVNAILRVLLLLSIASTLGVETTSFVAIIGAAGLAVGLALQGSLANFAGGVLILTFKPFRVGDLISAQGFTGNVEAIRIFDTILITLDNKTIILPNGPLSTASITNISTRGTIRVDQVYSVGSQNDLDATKASIQKAVDSCPYALKDRTHDILIAKLNANSRDYDVRVWTKSETYWDTYYYMLESIARQFAKDGIEAPKPKMFITNEE
- the corA gene encoding magnesium/cobalt transporter CorA, which gives rise to MIRIFQLDETSVRKVRDIESFSNTERTLWVDLQNPTPAEIKSVEEKFDVDFLSQQEQLEIESSSRYIEEDDFLIANSNFLIPDKEQRYVTVPVSFLLKDDTLFTYRNADLKSFADTVKRIKSRRAVFSDGAQILISIFESRIDYDADLVELVSGEIKAINRLLDLDANLDREMLLNINDYQELTMSIRENVVDKQRVISSMIRSDGWFNELEQQRLRTLIKDINSLIDHTNFIFERLEFLQNTYLGLIDLEQNRVVKIFTVVSLVFLPPTLLASIWGMNFDEMPEIHWKYGYIFALAMMVSASALTVWIFRRKNWL
- a CDS encoding amidohydrolase family protein, with amino-acid sequence MKKILTLILTLGVLTSYAQNPAPAKPQERAIALTGATIHVGNGQVIQNGVVVFDKGIITAIGDGSTPTAGAEVISAAGKHVYPGFISPASTVGLQEIGAVKATVDKQEIGDLNPNVRALIAYNTDSEIIPTIRNNGVLLTQAMPQGGTVSGSSSIMMTDGWNWEDAVLKKDDGIWLNWPSYFARDFNLEDFSLTIRKNEKRTAAMSALQATFADAKAYAALPSPASMNLKLESMRGLFSGKQNLYIRADYGKDIIESVMFAKSLGIPKIVIVGGEEAHRVVTFLKENNIPVILSELHRLPNREDEDVDLPYRMPGILHKGGVLVGLSYADGWWRTRNLAFLAGTASGFGITDKEEALKLITSNNAKILGIDAVAGTLEKGKQATLFVSAGDALDMRTNVVEQVFIQGRKVNLDDRHKRLYKTYKDKYEQK
- a CDS encoding amidohydrolase family protein produces the protein MRRHFLTALFAAGLAYSAVAQTTFPRNGVYDERPGLYAFTNATIVVDPQTTLQNATLLIRDGRVEAVGSNVSLPAGTVVADLKGKRIYPALIDIDSDYGMPELPPATGPGGRGGVPQLESNKKGAYYWNQAVQPENNASLLFKATPAKADELRKLGFGAVLTHPHDGIVRGTGALVTLADERENTLVLKSTATAHYSFNKGTSRQNYPNSMMGVVALLRQAMYDADWYKRGGSKEQSNLSLDALNRNQSLPAIFDAGDKLGILRADKVGDEFGVQYIIKGSGDEYQRLDEIKATGASLIVPVNFPQPYDVEDTWDADNVAFSELKHWEMAPMNAGRLAGANIPFALTTAGLRTKTEFWANLRKAIENGLSEQKALEALTTAPARLMKAEDQVGSLQKGKVANFIITSGNLFSADNVIYENWISGKQYIINQKDAADLRGIWQLTVGDRSNIKLTITGKSADKPEYQIQVDTTKITPKVAVSGDIISIQTQLDRRPGSGTTRLTGYRTSPTTLKGDGETPDGKRITWSATKGTDTPQSASAVTAARSTSATSSTAVIYPFVGMGNLQKPKSETVMIRNATVWTNEKDGVLTNADVFVTDGKISKVGKNLPVPADIKVFDGTGKHLTNGIIDEHSHIALLTINEGGQSSSAEVRMADVINPDDVNIYRQLAGGVTTSQLLHGSANSIGGQSAIVKLKWGESPESMLIKGADGFIKFALGENVKQSNNPSSGVRFPQSRMGVEQVYMDHFTRAKEYAKEWAAYTKLGAKEKAAAIPPRRDIELDALAEILSAKRFITCHSYVQSEINMLLKVADSLGFKVNTFTHILEGYKLADKMAKHGVGGSSFADWWAYKMEVHDAIPYNAALMHRQGVTVSINSDDAEMARRLNQEAAKTVEYGGVSEEDAWKMVTLNPAKLLHLDNRMGSIKVGKDADLVLWNAHPLSIYARPEFTMIEGAIYFSLKDEDAKREAMQAERARLIQKTLAAKATGTPTQRPTFRRSRMWHCEDIEGVMAEGEEEAQK